GAGACCAAAATGGAGATATCAGACCAAGAATAGGAGGAAGGCACGGGTATGTGAGATATGTTGATCAGTATGGAGTTATACCCCTAGGACATGGTTCTGCTTCCGCCTTCTTCCTGGATTCTCCAGGTACAGGAGACCTGAACTGGACAAGACGCAACAAGGGGAGATGGGAGACCCAGACCCAGTTTATGTGCTGGTCAAGACTGAGCCCTTCAGCTATGCTGGAGAACTAGCTAGCCCCACCTCCAAGCCAATTAATGAGCTCAGAGGGTTTGCATAACACTGTGATGGTCAGGGGCTTCTGAACTTGCTTTAGTCATAGAAGGAACAGTAGGAGTTTCAACACCACCTGGAAGTTTCTAACCAAACCTCTCCACCTTGCCAGTggccccagaccctgccagatTACCCAATGACCTCAGATATTAAGGAGATCTGAAAAAACAGACTCTCTGGGAGTTTATGCTGAGGCTGGATTCCAGCATCAGGATGCATGGTGCAGCTTCATGCATCGGATGTCAGTAATTGCTACTGGGAAGAGCAGTTCTGTCTGGGACTGTAATGAGGGATGCCCTTGCCCCTGGGGAGAGAGGAATCAAGTGAGAAGGAAGTCTAATCTGAGGCTTGTGGAAATTAGTCCCATGACTGAACTGCAGCACATCATGGAGATGGCAACCTATGGCCTTTAAAATGCTGCCCTTATGAAAGAGTGCTCTAACTTAATAGGGCTGATGGCACTAGGGCCCTGTCAAATAGGGCCCTACACAGATGATTTAGGGCCTATAGAATTTAAGAGAGATCATAGCACTGGTACAGAATTCTAGAGATTGGCTTCAAAATCACACTCTGTTAAATTCCATAGGAAACTTCCATAAAGCATGGAGCAGATAAGAGAGATGGAAAGGGTCAGTGGGGAATGGAATGGGGCCATTCTACCTCAAATCCTGCATTACAATTCACGTAACATGTCATTGGATAGTTTGAGGCATTTGTAttgtttcttgtttttattttgaaaatcacACCTTCCTAAATCCCTTCCCAGACCCTCTGTCACATTCTGCCTTTTGGCTCTGTCTTTCCACCTACGGTACTTATGTGGCCCACCTTACTGTAATATTTGAGTGACTcaccatttttaatgtatttatcttcacagcacCCATAAGATAGGAAAGTgccattagcctcattttacagtagatgaactgaggcagaaagagtaAGTGAATTGCTAATATCACACAAGGATTCTGCAGTGAAGCTAGGAAATGAACCTGATCTCCCAAATcacaggctagcaccctaaccaccaaaccatccttcctctctggaccactctctctctgtctttctgcaTCCTTGGGGAAAGATGCAGAAACAAACAATTGAGAGAGAACTGGTGCTGATACAACCCTTGGACCTGGATTCTGCCCTTGGCGGTGGGAGGGCTTTTGACATTGCAGGCTCAATTGAGACTGAATAGTGGGTTTGCCTATCTTGGATGTTGATGGAGACTAGAGACTGTTGGAATTAGGACTACATAACAGTGAAATATGAGCAATTCAGAGCTGGAAGAGCCTTTTAGTCAGattgaattcttttgtttttcaaacattTAACACAAACTTGAGAAGAAGTTTGTTAAAGATTTCACACTTCTCCTTAAATTCCAAATCCACAGTTGGGACCCATTAATCTTCCAGAAGAAACAGAAAACCAGATACGATATTCCTAGTATTTCTAAAGATAGCCCTTCCACTCCCCCAAAACACCTTCCAGTTCTTTATGCATCATAAAGGGGCAAAATACGCATTTTTAACAACTCATTGCAGATCACCTATAACCCTACTCCCCACAAGTATAAAACAGTCTGAATTTAAAAACCCCACATTCGGTCTCATGTAATTAGTTTACATTTTAATGGTACCCACAGCTGAGGTATTGCAATCCTACTAGTTCTCCAGTCAGCCATCAGTATAAAGTGGTATAAACCCTCCAGTGACGAAGCAATTACATTGGTATGAAGATGCTTACATAGCACAGCTATTCATGTGTGGGAAGGAGAGTAAGCTATAACTATACATAGTTATATTgttataactgtgtccacactagggattgcattggtgtaactgaattcccccacccttttttttttttttttttttaaagttatgctACCTCTAACCAAAATAAGTTATATAGGTTCACAATCTGTGGGTAGACCAAGCCTTGGACTCAAAATTATAGAAACGCGGTCTTTATGTATCCAGGGCTGCAAACACTACACAAGGACCCTGAAGCCTATTTATAGGTTTGTCCGTATAGGATTCCACCCCACCCAACATTTCttattgttgctaccactggtagcaatggtgggaaattttgGGGGAAGAAACCTAGTGTGGGTCAAGGACCAAAAAAATTATTGATAACAAGGATTAAGGGTGGGTGAACTTTAGTTTTAACTCAATATTTAATTCAGGTGCAAGCCTAATGTGGCATGGTCAGAGGCTTGGCAAGACATATTTCATATTATATTTACCTACCTTATAGAAACTAGGCCAGGAAAAGGGTTAAGTGTGTGCAAACAGAGCTTGTCTTGCACAAATTGAAGTAATATTAAcactaacattttaattttaaagatggggatGAAGTTAGTGTTTATAAAAGCATGAGACTGACAAACAACAGAGTCAAACATGGCCAGGGCAGGCACTTTTCAAGGTTTCCTACATAGCTCTGACATTTGACAATTTTATTTTTCGAAGTTCTGGGCCTCTTCTGAGCAGACTTCCAATGTTGCATGCTGGTGTCACAATATGAATTGCTTAGGGGCTCAAGTCAGACTATGCAACTCTGTTTTGTTTGTTAAGTGATCTACATTTGTTCCCTACACCTGAGTGAAGTGCTAATGTATTAAAAGCACACTGAGCCCTTACAAGCCCAGAGTCCAAAAACAAGATTAGAAGCGATAGTTATGCTTATGAAAGGTGCCAACTTTGAAGACTAGGATCCTGTATCCACAGAGCAGAAATAGCACTCTTTTTTCAGAAAATGTACTTCAGTCCTTATGGTGGGACCCCCGCTGGGGTGATGGGGTAATTCAGCGGCTatggcctttctgctgagattGATAGTCATCGGACATGGGTAAGAACCATACTTACACTGCCATTTGCCtttaactcatttcacataggctactgaacagccatcagatggccATGACAGTAAAACCCTAAGGCCTACTTTCCTCACATCACAAAGGGTCTAATGACAAAAATGTAACACTTCGTTTCTAGTTTGTGTTTTGTTAGCTTTCATGAGAACGTATGTTTTTATAAAAGCAAATGATTTTGTGACAGAATAAAAGCCTCACAAAGGCTTTACAAAGTGAGCAGTACCAGCACTAAGGTGTCAAACTCCTCCACTCAGTGAGCTAAGCAGGTAAAGACACTTGTTTATTGTACTAAGACTGGTACATTTAACATAAGTATGCCTTGGGGTTTGATTTACAAACTTTTTCCAACAAGATTCCCCTTCTTTTAACTATTCAAAAGCCAGAAAAATACTAATCACAATAAACTAAAAGAACCTACAATACTATTTGCAGTAGAAATACCTATTAATCAAAACTATTGCACATTCAGTAAATTTAAAGAAGATACCCTCTCTTTACTCTCAGACATTACCAAATTTTCCTGTCATAACCTTAACTAAACTTTTACTGGGAATTTTTGCTGCTGTCATGTTCTAAAATAAACTTCCCCTTCATCAGTCATTTTGATTATCACTAGTCACACGTGTTCATGGTATTTAGCATCATATTCTTGTTGTGGATATGAAAGCTATGCTGCCTttataaacatattaaaaaccaggaaatacataGAGAGACTTGTGTATCTGATGCAATTTCTCTAATGGATTCATCTGTCAAACGAGGGCCTCCTCACTCTTTCCTACACCATCATATTGGAAATCTCACTAACTGGAAGAAAATCCTGATAATCCTTTGTCATCTGGTCATGGTATGTCCCACCGTAACAGGAAATTCTGACTCCTTCACCAAGGGGTTAACATATTGATTCACTAACTACCTAAACAGCCAGTAGTGTGCTGACAAGTAGTAAAGAACACCTATATACTGCAAATGTTATCTGAGACCTCTTAAAGCTGGAATTTAATAGCCAGTTCAGCCCAGCAATGGGGGTGAACCAAATATTAAGCCACTAAAAGAATTCAGTTATCTACTTACAAAAAAGAAATACAGCCATAGGAGTCTGACTAATGAATAAAATCTACACTTCAGGTTCTATAGATTCAATATCAACAAAAGCTAATACAAATATGCTGTTCTGAAAAAAATGCAATGTATGGCCTCAACCTGAAACCTAACATTATGTGTACGTGGTGCAACTAGGTGAGAAACATTGTTTactgacaaaacaaaatattgtattaTTAATTGGCAACCCcgcccccacatcccctcccacaaCTTCACTCCTCACAGAGACAGAGAAGGCCTGTTATATGTGCTGCAGTCTATTTGATGACATGCATTTTGGTAATGAAAAAGGTGGTTAGCACCTCATCATGTTaactctttccccccaccccccttgttTGTAATTTGTCTCAAGCTTTTAGGGAAATACGACTCAGAAATTAAACACACTGGCACATCTTTTGGAATACACTAACTACGGCTCTCAGCAGAGCTCGACCGAGAACGAGATTTTTTCTTGGAGGAACGGGGAGATGGAGAAGAAGGCTGCACACTAGAATGGTGGCTCTTCTGAGAGTATTTTTTGTCAGGCGTACGACTGCGAGAGCGAGACCTACTGGTTGACCTGGAAGATCTTGCAGACTTGGACTTGCTGCGAGATCTTGAGTAGCTTCTTGAACGAGACCTGCTTCTGGGAAAAATATAAAAGGTCTTACtctggaatatttttaaattaagaatttaAATGGAtgttaactatttttaaaaaagctattttgCACCCATAACATTTCCATCTACAGAACTCAAAGCACTGCACAAAACATTCAATCACTTCAGGTATTGCGTTTCTTTTTTACTCTCCATCATTTAGGGGGgcagagatagctcagtggtttgagccttggcctgctaaactcagcgttgtgagttcaatccttgagggggccatttaggaattggggcaaaaattggagattggccctgctttgagcagggggttggactagatgacctcctgaggtcccttccaaccctgatattctatgatttgtaaGATCCTTGTCAACTAAAACTTGGGATATGCAAGCAATTTTTACTCATCTATCACGAAAAAAGGAAGCACAAGATCACACTAGTCATTCTTTCCCCCTAGAAAAGCGTATGTAAATTAGGTACAATTCTTGGGACCCCAGTAAGATATTAAAATGTCTGAGTATCACAAGAGCTCTGCAAGCTCAAAGATTTGAAAATTGCATCCCTTGTTCTGCTGTCAATCTTTTTGCATTTAACAAGACAGATCTTTGTATAGATTATGATGGAGCTGAAGTTAACATACgtttttattacttttaaaaatttaaaagtcAGAACAGCTTTAAAAACATACATTAATTAGTTGCTTTTTACTGGGTCTCACCAGAAAGGCAGTTTTGCAAAATTCCTGAAGATTGAATAATGGAAAGAATCTGAAAAGATTTGGAGGAAATTTTCTAATAAATTATAACCATTTTAATGTGGGCCAAATTTTGGATGGAACCTCTTTCATTTTGCCCATTTAGAGAAACATCAGATTTTTATTATCTCTCCACCAAAAATATGGCAAATAAAACTCAAATCTGCACTAAAAATCCATCTTTTCTGAATTAAAATTTTGTCTGAAACACTTTATAGTATATATACTGCTGGAAACTGGTTTTGTACTGTGGTATTGCAAATGACAGCAAAGGAGTTAAATACTTCAACAGCATGGCACAGTTCTTGGCAGTGCTGATACCAACCTACAGAACTGTCAGGGCAGACGACATACCTGTGTGATTTGCGATCttcaattaatttaattttgcGCCCATTGAGCTCAGTGCCATCCAACTTGTCCAATGCACTCTTCATATCATCATATGATGCAAACTCCACAACACTACGGATCATCAGGAAGTCACAAAAATTAAGTTATGGGGGAGAATGGAGGAAAGCAGAGGAAAAAAGATTTTGTATTCATTAGAGTGGGTGGTTTGTGTTTTTTTAGATCTATATGCTCAGGTTTTAACTCCTTAAAACTGATTTTCTAGCTTAATGACAGGACTGACACTGACAAAACAATCCTAACCACCTCCAATGCCCACACTCATCTTAAATCACATTGAATGATAAAAGGAAAACTCCTGAAGTCATCACTTGTGGGCAGATCTCAGCTGCTGTACATCAGCTGGGAGTTAATGAAGCTATGACAATGTACGGCACACCTGAAGATCTGCCTGCCCTTCATTCCTTATTTGGGCAAAATTCTGAAGGATTTCAAGATATAGCTTAAGCTTTTCCGGGAAGAAGAAATACAAATGGGCCAAGTCTGCCCCCTCCTTAGAACTTTAGCAGTAAATATAATTCCTTTCTTTAGTTGGCCTCATTTACACCTCTCTTCCCCAAACATGTTATCAGGGCTGCTTTAAGTTGCACCTGTCTGCAATGGGCCTCAAGGAGTTATTCTGGCAATAGAGATTCACCAGAGAATAATAATGTTCCCGCCATGCTTCCTTTTCCCTGGGCTACCCACAACAAGTCCCTTAGCATATGTTTATGGACAGTCAAAATTTGCACAAAAGTTCCCTAAAAGGAAATTCGTGAACAAGAACAGTACCTTAGCTCTAAGTATGGTGATTTTTACACTTTGAAATAGCAGGAAGATTGGATCATCATTATCCTGGTATTGCCCAGATTTATACACAAATATGGATTTACCCTTCATTCCTGTTGTTTCTGTGCGCATCCACATAAGTCACCTCTCCTGCCTTTCTCATGACATCTTTCAAGTCCTGCAGTAAAAATTACAATTCAGCTTAAACACGAAATACACTAACAAGCTATCTGTAAGTCAAAAAAGTAAAGTTCTCTGTTAGACAGGTTATAATTTTTGCATTTAGACTTCTTTTGAAACTCAGCCTACTTAGTAACAAttacaataataaaaacaaattattgcTTTTAAATTAAGCCCATATCCCAAAAGCAGCTCTTATGAAAACATGGTGCAGCAATTAAAGCATTAATTAACATTGTAACTATACCAGATAAGGAGTTATAGGATATTAAATGCAAACTTTTACAACTGACCATAAAGGCTATTTTGGAAAACCTCATTTAAATGAGAATCTTGCATATTTAAAATTGCCTACATGCAtattctcctccacccccacttaaagctacacacacaaaaattaaatgaaaaatgtctatGTTTAATTAATGCTAAGATTGTAACAAACTGACAAACGGCAGAATATTCAGAGTTACAAGAGGAGAATCTGTCTTAACTCTGATTTTTCTGGCTTTCACCAGTCTGTGTCACAACCTCAGTGTTATTTCAAAAGAGATACTTGTATTTAATGTCAACAGAGACTGAACATACACTATAGCATGTTTACTTGCCCCGCAATGTGATAAAACGAAGTGAACAAATAATGTTACAGGTGATTAAAAAGATAAGTACAATTATATTTAAAAGTTATTTGCAAACTTAAAAACAATATATTCTCCAAATAATATTGCGCATTTTATAGCCCAAGGCTACTTACCGCAACATACCACAAGTGGTCAGATGATATAAGCAGGTACCTTAAGTAAACAGTCGCTTGTCCAATACCTAGCTGGCCAAGAGGAACTGCCTTACATGAGAAGGGCAGAGGAATGGCTCATAGCAATATGCTTCAGGGGGATGTACCAGAGACCCTGAAAATACTTGACAACATCCGGAAGTGGATACAGAACCTGCGGCTGACCTGTGCTAGCCAAATCGAGCTCAAACCTGGACAAACCAAGATCTAGATCGCCAAAACAGGAGTGTCATAGGAACCAAAAGGAAAATTCAGAACAGGCCAAGCCCTAGAATTTCAGCCACTAGAAACCCCAAACTCTTGGGCTCTCTCTCCTCCACACAAGAGAAACGAGGGTTAACCCAAAGCAAGGCTGTTAAAAGAGGTTCAAAATGCACTTGGTTAGAAATATGtttgagaaaaaaatacaaacaaaaagctAAGAAATAAACTTTAGAACATTTGCTACAGCATACGGAAGACTCAGTTTAATGCTTAATAAAGCTCAACAATTTAGTTCTAAAAGTGAGCATCCGAATTACACATTAGGCTGCAAAACAGTGAAtactttttcttgtttaaaatgcttaaaaacccGAACAGTCTCATTCAGTTACCACATTTAATATATGATCCATAGCCACATTTAAAAACCATTACTGCAAACTAAACACATGTACAGTAATTCAGAGATAAAGGGTGAAACCCtgaccttactgaagtcaatgggagttttgtcatggacttcagtggggcgaGGATTTCACCCAACAAGTTTAAAACTATACATTTGTTATTAATAAATCAAAGGTTTTCTTGATCTAGAACAAAATGCTCTAATTTAGAAGTGctgctaagaaaaggaaattaagTAAGGCAATCACACAGACTTGCATTCTAAGTTAAGTTGTTTTAGGTTCTAAAATTTTGAGCCATCCAAACAAATGCTTAACATTTAAACTCTGATTTGCTAAGGATCATGGCCATAAAAAGCTGTGTAACAAAACAAGAAGATACGATTGAGACACTAAGAATATTATTTGAAGAGAGAAGAAATACgttcgtgtgtgtgtgggtgtatatatatacacccccacacacacatatatatgtagGAAGTTTAGGACGCTGCTCTCCTTCAACCAACAGAAGGTCTTAAAACTACCTAAACTAATCtcttatattaaaaaacaaacaaaaaaaacagcaaTGAAATCTGACCATTCATGAGGGTTAATGTTTGGTTTCACCTCACTCACAAAAATATATCGTGTTCCTCAGCAATTAAAGATTTAATAGaccatgtattttttaaaaaacagaaaattgtgaaaaagaataaatgtacacaTTAAAACTGTCCTAAGACGACATggcttttacttttcttttagcAATCACAGATCTATTATCAGATCAACCATCAACTTCAACTATCATTTATTTTTGGGAGAACTGGTAGTGTTGATGGGAAGCCATTTGTAACAAATTTGCACTGTCATAACCACAGGTAATTAAAATTACTGGTTGTTTGGCTTTAAACACACTTGGAGCCATAAAATGGgcccggggggtggagggggggggtggagagaatGTGATCTGGACACACATTTTAACTATTTCTAGCATCTGAATGTGCTGGCTTTAAAAGCAGACAAATATAGTCCTGTCTCAAATTTTGGGGAGCTACACATCCAGATGCCCACAAGTTTTGAAGGCAAGGTATTATATCTATTTCATTCAAGATAGCTAGTTTCTCAAAGGGAGATGAAGACCAGAACTTGTCCTGGGATAATCTAGAATCCAGTATTTTAGTGACTATCATATTTCTAGTCTCATCAATCATATTAATAGTATACTACTACTTAATGTTTAATAGCTAACAAATTCTGATGTATTATGGCTTCAAAATTAAACTACATTTGTACAGGGAATTTTACTTTAAATTGTAACATTTTATAGAGAAGCAATTGTCTTAAAACAGTTTTGCTATAATTTGTTACACATTTAGCTTACCAAGCACTTTAAATGTATACCTCCACAAATCTAGAAGAAATGGCACATTGTCCTCCTTAAACCATCTCTAATGGACTAGTGTCAAGATTCACAGTAATTTCACACTAAGCCTACAAAGTGCAAAGCTGGTCAGGAGTGCTTAGTGCTAGTGTACTTAGCACTTGCAAAATGTGTCAGAATATTCTCAACTTTCATGTTAAGCATTCAAGAAATTTTGCCGCGAACTTTTAGGTATGGATATGTTCATGTGCTCAGGTAACCACAAAAGATTTATTATGGTGAATCTGAATTAAGATGATGTAAATCTAACATGTAATTATTAGGAATAAAGCCATTATAAATATTCAAAAGTAAAAGTGATTGCAAGGTCCAATTTCCAAGCTGTGAATTAATTTTAATGTAAACACCTCCATTAAATTATGGCTTTCCTCAAGACTCCATTATAGCTTTTACCCCTTCCTCAATGTTACCTCTACAAGATCAGTGATTTTTAGAGCTTCATATACAGAGTAGTTGTGTAGTATATACTAGAGGGATTTAGATGAAGTCCACTTGTCTGCTGAATCAAAAGTTTAAAACTGATCAGAGG
The nucleotide sequence above comes from Caretta caretta isolate rCarCar2 chromosome 6, rCarCar1.hap1, whole genome shotgun sequence. Encoded proteins:
- the LOC125637615 gene encoding serine/arginine-rich splicing factor 5 isoform X1 → MSGCRVFVGRLSPHARERDVEKFFKGYGHIREINLKNGFGFVEFEDHRDADDAVYELNGKELCNERVTIEHARARRGGGRGRFPQRFNYYQSRSSGPSWYGPPVRTEHRIIVENLSSRISWQDLKDVMRKAGEVTYVDAHRNNRNEGVVEFASYDDMKSALDKLDGTELNGRKIKLIEDRKSHRSRSRSRSYSRSRSKSKSARSSRSTSRSRSRSRTPDKKYSQKSHHSSVQPSSPSPRSSKKKSRSRSSSAESRS
- the LOC125637615 gene encoding serine/arginine-rich splicing factor 5 isoform X2; this encodes MSGCRVFVGRLSPHARERDVEKFFKGYGHIREINLKNGFGFVEFEDHRDADDAVYELNGKELCNERVTIEHARARRGGGRGRFPQRFNYYQSRSSGPSWYGPPVRTEHRIIVENLSSRISWQDLKDVMRKAGEVTYVDAHRNNRNEGVVEFASYDDMKSALDKLDGTELNGRKIKLIEDRKSHSRSRSRSYSRSRSKSKSARSSRSTSRSRSRSRTPDKKYSQKSHHSSVQPSSPSPRSSKKKSRSRSSSAESRS